GATGTACTTCAGCACCACACCCGACTGCTTCACACCGAGGGCGGCGGTCGGCTCGTCGAGGATGATCACCTTGGCGCCGAAGTAGATCGCGCGGGCGATGGCCACACATTGCTTCTGGCCACCGGACAGCGCACCGACGGGTCGGTCGAGGTCGGGGATCTGAATGCCCATCTTCGACAGTTCGGCGCCGGTGATCTTCTTCATCTCGGCGATCTTCATCAACCCGAGCGGGCCACGAATCTCCTTGCCGAGGAAGAAGTTGCGCCACACCGACATCAACGGTGCGAGCGCGAGGTCCTGGTAGACGGTCGCGATTCCGGCGTCCAGCGCCTCCCGCGGCGACTTGAACCGGGTCGGCTCGCCGTTGACCACCATCTCGCCGGACGTGTGCTCGTGCAGTCCGGCCATGATCTTGATCAGCGTCGACTTGCCGGCGCCGTTGTCGCCCAGCACGCAGGTGACCTCGCCCTGCCGCACGACCAGGTCGACGCCGGCGAGCGCCTCGACGTTGCCATAGGACTTGCCGACGTCCTGCAGCTCGACCACCGGGCCGCGTCCGGACGCGTCCGGCGTCTTCTCCTCCAGAGGGGCGCCGATGTCGGTCATCGCTTCTCCGCCTGTCGCCGGATGTAGGTGTTCACCAGAGTGGCGAGCACCAACATGATGCCGAGGAAGGTCTTCAACCAGTCGGGGTTCCAGCCGGCGTAGGTGATGCCGAGGTTGGTCATGCCGTAGATCAGCGCGCCGAGCGAGGCACCGATCACCGAGCCATAACCGCCGGTCAGCAGACACCCGCCGACGACCGCGGCGATGATGAAGATGAACTCGTCGCCGACACCGATGTTCGACTGCACGCTGCCGTAGTTGAACAGCGTGTGCATGCCCAGCAGCCAGGCGCAGAACCCGACGAACATGAACAGCCCGATCTTCACCTTGGTGACCGGGACGCCGACCGCGCGGGCCGCGTCCGCGTCGCCACCCGAGGCGAGGATCCAGTTGCCGAGCCGTGTCTTGGCGAGCACCAGCGCACCGAGCGCGGTGAGCAGGATCCAGAACAGGACGGTGATCTTCAGGTTCACCCGGCCGATGGTCAGCGAGGCCGCGAAGATGTTCTGCGCCGCGTCAAACCCGTCCATGTCCGAGATCCGCGGCGAGGTGACCCCACCGGTGATCTTCTTGGTCATCGCCAGGTTGAAACCCTGCAGGATGAAGAAGGTGCCGAGCGTCACCAGGAAGCTCGGCAGCTTCGTCCGCACCAACAACAGCCCGTTGAGGAAGCCGACGAGCAGCGCGACCGCGAGCGCCACGATCACCCCGACCCACAGGTTGGTACTGAACTGCCAGGCGAACATCGACGCGACCAGCGCCGACGTCGTCATGGCCACACCGGCCGACAGGTCGAACTCGCCGCCGATCATCAGCAACGCCACCGGCACCGCCATCATCCCGATGGTGGACGCGAGGTACCCGATCGTGCCGATCGCCGCCACCGAACGGAACGGGGGCGCGACGGTCAGGAAGAGGACGAGGACGGCGACCGCTCCGATGAGCGCTCCGACCTCGGGTGTGCTGAGCAGACCGGCGAGCGGCGACCGGGCCTTGACCCGGTCGTCACCCTTCGTCGTCGGTGTGGAACTCATGAATCAGCGGATGCCCTGCGAGGCGTACTTCTCGACCGCGTCGACGTTGCTCTTGTCGATGAACGCCGGCCCGGTGAGCGTCGGCTGACCGCCGCCGACCGTGCTGCCGTTGTACTTGTAGAGCCAGATCGACTGGATCGCGAGGTAACCCTGCAGCCACGGCTGCTGGTCGATCGCGAACTCGATCTTGCCGTCCTTGATCGCCTTCACCAGGTCGGCGTTGGTGTCGAACGTGCCGACCTTCGCCTTCGACGACGCCCCGTCACGGCCCTTCAGCGCGTTCAGCGACACGTCGGCGTTGAGGCCGATGATCCAGTCGATGTTCTTGGCCTGCGAGAGCTTGGCCTGGACGCTGGTGACGATGTTCGGCAGGTTCTTGCCGTCGACGTACAGCGTCTGGGTCGAGGGCACCTTCGCCTTCACACCGGCGCAGCGGTCCTCGAGGCCGACGTTGCCCTGCTCGTGAATGATGCACAGCGGGGTGGTGGCGCCGGCGGCCTTGAGCTTGTCGCCCACCGCTTCACCGGCGGTCTTCTCCGGCTGACCGAAGAACCCGATGAGACCGAACTCCTTGGCCTTGTCGCTGCCGGAGTTCACGCCGACGACCGGGATCTTCGCCTTGGTGGCGTTGCCGACGGCACCCTTCATGGCGTCCGGCTTGCCCAGGGTCGTGGCCACCCCGGCGACCTTCTTGTCGACGGCGGCCTGCACCAGCGATGCCTGCTTGGTGCCGTCGGGGTCGGCG
This is a stretch of genomic DNA from Yimella lutea. It encodes these proteins:
- a CDS encoding ATP-binding cassette domain-containing protein — its product is MTDIGAPLEEKTPDASGRGPVVELQDVGKSYGNVEALAGVDLVVRQGEVTCVLGDNGAGKSTLIKIMAGLHEHTSGEMVVNGEPTRFKSPREALDAGIATVYQDLALAPLMSVWRNFFLGKEIRGPLGLMKIAEMKKITGAELSKMGIQIPDLDRPVGALSGGQKQCVAIARAIYFGAKVIILDEPTAALGVKQSGVVLKYIIKARDAGLGVVFITHNPHHAHLVGSHFVVLKLGGVALDRERSQITLDELTAQMAGGEELEQLSHELEQLESPPRD
- a CDS encoding ABC transporter permease; protein product: MSSTPTTKGDDRVKARSPLAGLLSTPEVGALIGAVAVLVLFLTVAPPFRSVAAIGTIGYLASTIGMMAVPVALLMIGGEFDLSAGVAMTTSALVASMFAWQFSTNLWVGVIVALAVALLVGFLNGLLLVRTKLPSFLVTLGTFFILQGFNLAMTKKITGGVTSPRISDMDGFDAAQNIFAASLTIGRVNLKITVLFWILLTALGALVLAKTRLGNWILASGGDADAARAVGVPVTKVKIGLFMFVGFCAWLLGMHTLFNYGSVQSNIGVGDEFIFIIAAVVGGCLLTGGYGSVIGASLGALIYGMTNLGITYAGWNPDWLKTFLGIMLVLATLVNTYIRRQAEKR
- a CDS encoding substrate-binding domain-containing protein yields the protein MTGKAVIKLAAVGAAAALAITGCSSDSGGKKATESASSKAAGGSGGVDTPSMTVALVTHSGPGDTFWDIVRKGAETAAKTYNIKLEYSADPDGTKQASLVQAAVDKKVAGVATTLGKPDAMKGAVGNATKAKIPVVGVNSGSDKAKEFGLIGFFGQPEKTAGEAVGDKLKAAGATTPLCIIHEQGNVGLEDRCAGVKAKVPSTQTLYVDGKNLPNIVTSVQAKLSQAKNIDWIIGLNADVSLNALKGRDGASSKAKVGTFDTNADLVKAIKDGKIEFAIDQQPWLQGYLAIQSIWLYKYNGSTVGGGQPTLTGPAFIDKSNVDAVEKYASQGIR